In Dermacentor andersoni chromosome 4, qqDerAnde1_hic_scaffold, whole genome shotgun sequence, the following proteins share a genomic window:
- the ppk17 gene encoding uncharacterized protein ppk17, which translates to MRRVYSVFQVNQHFSNRMAFTSFLFYSCRRPPARLVLYFNSLTYEHILSVPKYDETHVLGNLGGIIGMYLGLSFFVLFQVLDILVVGTLRLRTMFHRDSRERHLVALAPPPARGQARTSLHTY; encoded by the exons ATGCGGAGGGTGTACAGTGTCTTCCAAGTTAATCAGCACTTCTCCAACCGAATGGCATTTacatcatttcttttttattcctgCCGTAGGCCACCCGCTCGTCTGGTACTGTACTTCAACTCGCTCACCTACGAACACATTCTATCGGTGCCCAAATACGAC GAAACCCACGTGCTGGGCAATCTGGGCGGCATCATCGGCATGTACCTGGGCCTGTCCTTCTTCGTTCTCTTCCAAGTCCTCGACATCCTGGTCGTCGGGACGCTGCGGCTCAGGACAATGTTCCACCGAGATTCACGCGAGCGCCACTTGGTGGCGCTTGCACCGCCACCTGCACGGGGCCAAGCTCGGACCTCATTGCACACATACTGA